The following is a genomic window from Desulfomonilia bacterium.
CACTCTGCCTCTTACGACAAGCTGGCCGAATCCGTTGACTATATAGCTCCCCGATGAATCCTTTCCCAGTTCGGCAGGGATAAGTACATCCGCAAAGTCCATGTATGATGGCCCTTTCGGGGCGGGTGCCTGTACTGGTGACTGTTGCGGCAGTTCTCTCGGTTTGACATCGTGGAGTTTTAGGCTGCTGCATCCGGAAACTGAGAAAATCAAGAGGGTTGCTGCAATCAGAATATGTCCAGGTTTCATTGAGCCTCCTTAGTGAAGAAAAGGATTGAATCTTTTTTCTGTGGCGACTGTTGTCGCCGGGCCATGTCCGGGATATACCTGCACAGTATCTCCGAGTGGAAGGATTTTGGTTTTAATCGAGCTTATAAGTGTTTCGTAATCACCGCCCGGGAGGTCTGTTCTTCCTATCGACTGGGCAAAAAGGGTATCACCGGAAAAACATGTTATGCCGTCGGATGCGATTAAAGAAATTCCACCCGGCGAATGTCCCGGCGTATCAAGTACCTTAAGCGAGTATTTTCCGAAATTGATTGCGTCTCCTTCCGAAAGCAGGCGGTCCGGCTCAGGCGGCTGTTCAATCCTTACACCGAACATGCTTCCCATCTTTGAAGAGAATTTCAAAACTGGAAGTTCAGAGGAGTGCATCATGATTTCCGCGCCGGTTGCCTCCTTTATTGCCCCCAGGGCACCTATATGATCAATATGGGCATGTGTGATTACAATGCCAACAATTTTAATGCCTTCGTTCTTAATTTCTCTGAGTATCCTGCCCGCATCACCGCCCGGGTCGAGTACAAGACCTTCTTTGGTTTCTTCATCCCATATTATAAAACAGTTAGTCATGAAATCGGTTACTGTTATATTTTTAAATTGCATTAAATGATTCCTCCTGTGGTGATGAATGTCTTTGAATTAAATATCTTGTTAATGACGAGCATAATACACCACCAAGATGCAGGTCAACAAACATTACATCAAAAACAACACAGGTAAATAATGCCGGAAAAGTAATAAATAAATTATTAACAATGCTTAAAACATTAATTAATGTAAATATAATAACATTAAAAGCAAATTATTGTTGACATTAATGTATATTACAGGTATTCAATGGTGAGTAACTGCTCACCTAATAGATATAAAAGGAGGATTTTATGAAAGTTGGCGTACCTAAAGAGATAAAGAGATTTGAAAACAGGGTTTCCATGACCCCTGACGGCGTGCGTGCATTCAAAGCCGCAGGCCATGATGTGTACGTAGAGAAAGGCGCCGGTGTTGGGGCGC
Proteins encoded in this region:
- a CDS encoding MBL fold metallo-hydrolase encodes the protein MQFKNITVTDFMTNCFIIWDEETKEGLVLDPGGDAGRILREIKNEGIKIVGIVITHAHIDHIGALGAIKEATGAEIMMHSSELPVLKFSSKMGSMFGVRIEQPPEPDRLLSEGDAINFGKYSLKVLDTPGHSPGGISLIASDGITCFSGDTLFAQSIGRTDLPGGDYETLISSIKTKILPLGDTVQVYPGHGPATTVATEKRFNPFLH